A portion of the Candidatus Thermoplasmatota archaeon genome contains these proteins:
- a CDS encoding ATP-dependent 6-phosphofructokinase: protein MKRIGVLTGGGDCPGLNAVIRAIVKRSLQYNWEIIGIKNGWRGLINGEIELLTDYSVSGILPKGGTIIGTSRTNPFKNEGDAQKVLDNITKFGIDAIIAIGGDDTLGVALKFHQMNIPIVGVPKTIDNDLSCTDYTFGFDTAVSIVTEAIDRLHTTAESHHRIIVLEVMGRNTGWIATIAGIAGGADQILIPEQPFDIDEVCAYLKQRYERGKKFSIIVVAEGAKPKGSESFFTISKEKDEFGNERLGGIGHFLAREIEKRMKVETRVTVLGHVQRGGSPTAHDRVLATRFGVAAVELVKNREFGKMVALQGDKIVSVKLEDAVSKIKTVDKGLYDIAKIFFGELNIEQTIKKPRDINRL, encoded by the coding sequence ATGAAAAGAATAGGTGTTCTAACAGGTGGAGGAGACTGCCCTGGTTTAAACGCGGTGATACGCGCTATTGTTAAAAGATCTCTGCAATACAACTGGGAGATAATCGGCATAAAAAACGGCTGGAGAGGATTAATCAACGGGGAAATAGAGCTACTAACAGACTATTCTGTATCAGGCATCCTACCCAAGGGTGGAACCATAATTGGTACATCAAGGACAAACCCGTTTAAAAACGAGGGGGATGCCCAGAAGGTTTTAGACAATATAACCAAGTTTGGGATTGATGCTATTATCGCTATAGGTGGTGATGACACACTTGGTGTTGCATTGAAATTCCACCAGATGAATATTCCTATTGTTGGTGTCCCTAAAACAATAGATAACGATCTTTCATGCACCGATTACACTTTTGGTTTTGACACAGCTGTTTCCATTGTAACCGAAGCCATTGACAGGTTACATACGACAGCTGAGTCACATCATAGAATAATTGTTTTAGAGGTTATGGGTAGAAACACTGGCTGGATCGCTACAATAGCAGGCATAGCAGGTGGGGCAGATCAGATACTAATACCAGAACAACCATTTGATATAGACGAGGTCTGTGCATACCTTAAACAGCGTTATGAAAGAGGAAAAAAGTTTAGTATAATAGTTGTGGCAGAAGGAGCAAAACCCAAGGGTAGTGAATCATTTTTTACGATCAGTAAAGAAAAAGACGAGTTTGGTAACGAGAGGCTTGGTGGAATAGGTCATTTTTTAGCAAGAGAAATAGAGAAACGTATGAAGGTAGAAACCAGGGTAACTGTTCTTGGGCATGTACAAAGAGGGGGATCACCTACTGCGCATGACCGTGTTTTAGCAACTAGGTTTGGTGTCGCTGCTGTTGAGCTTGTTAAAAACAGGGAGTTTGGTAAAATGGTGGCTTTGCAAGGCGACAAAATCGTATCTGTTAAACTCGAGGACGCTGTTTCCAAGATTAAAACAGTTGATAAAGGATTATATGATATAGCAAAAATCTTTTTCGGTGAACTAAACATAGAGCAAACAATCAAAAAACCTAGGGATATAAATCGATTATAG